In Budorcas taxicolor isolate Tak-1 chromosome 16, Takin1.1, whole genome shotgun sequence, the following are encoded in one genomic region:
- the AGTRAP gene encoding type-1 angiotensin II receptor-associated protein isoform X2, whose translation MELPAVNLKVILLVHWLLTTWGCIVFQGPYAWTNFPILALGVWAVAQRDSVDAISMFLGGLVATIFLDVIYIGIFYPRSNFSDTVRFSAGMAILSLILKPISCFFVYHMYRERGGSLGPSEERSSYQPIDSSEVPADPESKAHMTRGY comes from the exons ATGGAGCTGCCAGCCGTGAACCTGAAG GTGATCCTCCTGGTTCACTGGCTGCTGACGACCTG GGGCTGCATCGTGTTCCAGGGCCCCTATGCCTGGACCAACTTCCCCATCCTGGCCTTGGGCGTGTGGGCCGTGGCACAGCGGGACTCTGTTGACGCCATAAGTATG TTTCTGGGTGGCTTGGTGGCTACCATCTTCCTGGACGTGATCTACATTGGCATCTTCTACCCGAGGTCCAACTTCTCGGACACAGTGCGCTTCAGCGCAGGCATGGCCATCCTCAGCCTGATCCTCAAGCCGATCTCCTGCTTCTTCGTCTACCACATGTACCGGGAGCGTGGCG GTTCCCTTGGGCCCTCAGAGGAGCGCAGTTCCTACCAGCCAATCGACTCCTCAGAGGTGCCTGCCGACCCTGAGAGCAAGGCTCACATGACCCGAGGATACTGA
- the AGTRAP gene encoding type-1 angiotensin II receptor-associated protein isoform X1 → MELPAVNLKVILLVHWLLTTWGCIVFQGPYAWTNFPILALGVWAVAQRDSVDAISMFLGGLVATIFLDVIYIGIFYPRSNFSDTVRFSAGMAILSLILKPISCFFVYHMYRERGGELLVHVGSLGPSEERSSYQPIDSSEVPADPESKAHMTRGY, encoded by the exons ATGGAGCTGCCAGCCGTGAACCTGAAG GTGATCCTCCTGGTTCACTGGCTGCTGACGACCTG GGGCTGCATCGTGTTCCAGGGCCCCTATGCCTGGACCAACTTCCCCATCCTGGCCTTGGGCGTGTGGGCCGTGGCACAGCGGGACTCTGTTGACGCCATAAGTATG TTTCTGGGTGGCTTGGTGGCTACCATCTTCCTGGACGTGATCTACATTGGCATCTTCTACCCGAGGTCCAACTTCTCGGACACAGTGCGCTTCAGCGCAGGCATGGCCATCCTCAGCCTGATCCTCAAGCCGATCTCCTGCTTCTTCGTCTACCACATGTACCGGGAGCGTGGCGGTGAGCTCCTGGTCCACGTTG GTTCCCTTGGGCCCTCAGAGGAGCGCAGTTCCTACCAGCCAATCGACTCCTCAGAGGTGCCTGCCGACCCTGAGAGCAAGGCTCACATGACCCGAGGATACTGA